The Naumovozyma castellii chromosome 4, complete genome genome contains a region encoding:
- the DIP5 gene encoding dicarboxylic amino acid permease translates to MTIREVLTEETTSDRYEEYFDPQKKVDSKTFPTQERELLHDDLENNISLSTSAEDQNDSYNVDGKTEGTRLKKVLEGRVVSMVAIGGSLGTGLLIGTGNSLATAGPVSMLIAYAFVGLLVFFTMASLGEMASYIPLDGFTSYATRYADPALGFAVGYCYLFKYFILPPNQLTAAALVIQYWIPREKVNPGVWITIFLVVIVAINTLGVQFFGEFEFWLSSFKVLVMFALIILLFILMLGGGPNHDRLGFRHWKHPGAFNNYSPAITGDTGKFVAFVSVFVYATFAYLGTELVGIVVGEARNPRKSVPKAIKLTMYRIIIFYLISILLLGMCVGYDDPLLLEAKTKSTSAAASPFVVAIVNSGIKVLPHIFNACVLVFVFSACNSDLYVASRSLYSLAIDNKAPKIFARTNRWGIPYYSLGLSVLFCLLAYMSVSSGSAKIFNYFVNVVSIFGLLSWICILVTYLAFDRAVRAQGIDKSTFSYVAPGQRYGAYFALFFCSLIALIKNFTVFLGHQFDYKTFITGYIGIPVFFISYFGYKLIYKTKIIDPLEVDLYTFKAAIDQEEEDGKLEDIARKERIKANGRNFEWFYDKFLSNIF, encoded by the coding sequence ATGACAATCAGAGAAGTACTCACAGAAGAAACAACTTCCGATCGCTACGAAGAATACTTCGACCCACAAAAGAAGGTCGATTCAAAGACTTTCCCCACCCAGGAACGTGAACTGCTTCACGATgacttggaaaataatatctCACTCTCTACAAGTGCAGAAGACCAAAATGACTCTTATAACGTCGATGGGAAGACCGAAGGAacaagattgaaaaaagtTCTGGAGGGAAGAGTCGTTTCCATGGTCGCCATTGGTGGTAGTTTGGGTACTGGTCTATTAATCGGTACAGGTAACTCTTTGGCTACTGCCGGTCCAGTTTCTATGCTAATCGCCTACGCCTTTGTCGGTCTATTAGTGTTCTTCACTATGGCCTCTTTGGGGGAAATGGCTTCTTATATCCCATTAGATGGGTTCACAAGTTATGCTACTCGTTATGCTGATCCTGCCCTTGGGTTCGCTGTGGGTTATTGCTaccttttcaaatattttatcttACCTCCAAATCAATTAACCGCCGCTGCATTAGTCATTCAATACTGGATCCCAAGAGAAAAAGTTAACCCTGGTGTTTGGATTACCATCTTCTTAGTCGTCATCGTCGCCATTAATACACTAGGTGTTCAATTCTTTGGTGAATTCGAATTCTGGTTATCCAGTTTCAAAGTCCTTGTCATGTTCGCCTTAATCATCTTATTATTCATCTTAATGTTAGGTGGTGGTCCAAATCATGACAGATTGGGATTCAGACACTGGAAACATCCAGGTGCATTCAATAATTATTCTCCAGCAATTACAGGCGACACAGGTAAATTTGTCGCTTTCGTTTCCGTCTTTGTCTACGCTACTTTCGCTTACTTAGGTACTGAATTGGTTGGTATTGTCGTTGGTGAAGCTAGAAATCCAAGAAAAAGTGTTCCAAAGGCTATTAAATTGACCATGTACCgtatcatcattttctaTTTAATTAGTATCTTACTATTGGGAATGTGTGTCGGGTATGATGACCCACTTTTATTAGAAGCTAAGACCAAGAGTACCTCAGCTGCTGCCTCTCCATTTGTCGTCGCCATCGTTAACTCAGGAATTAAAGTGTTACCACACATCTTTAATGCATGTGTCTTAGTCTTTGTCTTCAGTGCTTGTAACTCAGATTTATACGTCGCTTCCAGAAGTTTGTACAGTTTAGCCATCGATAACAAGGCTCCTAAAATTTTTGCAAGAACTAACAGATGGGGGATTCCATATTATTCCCTCGGGTTATCAGTCCTATTCTGTCTTTTAGCATACATGAGTGTTTCCTCTGGTTCCGCTAAGATCTTCAACTATTTCGTCAATGTCGTTTCCATCTTTGGTTTATTAAGTTGGATTTGTATCCTAGTCACTTATTTGGCATTCGACAGAGCCGTCAGAGCACAAGGTATTGATAAATCCACTTTTTCATACGTCGCTCCAGGTCAACGTTATGGTGCTTATTTCGCTTTGTTCTTTTGCTCTTTAATCGCTTTGATTAAAAACTTTACTGTCTTTTTAGGTCATCAATTTGATTACAAGACTTTCATTACAGGTTACATTGGTATACCAGTCTTTTTCATCTCTTACTTTGGTTATAAACTCATTTATAAGACTAAGATTATTGACCCATTAGAAGTGGATCTTTACACTTTCAAAGCTGCCATTGAtcaagaggaagaagatgggaAATTGGAAGACATTGCTAGAAAGGAAAGAATAAAGGCTAACGGAAGAAATTTCGAATGGTTCTACGATAAATTCTTAAGCAATATCTTTTAA
- the DIM1 gene encoding putative dimethyladenosine transferase (ancestral locus Anc_6.1) produces the protein MAKAAKKKYSGAPTTNKQVAAEKHLSSVFKFNTDLGQHILKNPLVAQGIVDKAQIKPSDIVLEVGPGTGNLTVRILEQARKVVAVEMDPRMAAELTKRVHGTPSEKKLEILLGDFMKTDLPYFDICISNTPYQISSPLVFKLINQPRPPRVSILMFQREFAMRLLARPGDSLYCRLSANVQMWANVTHIMKVGRNNFRPPPQVESSVVRIEIKTPRPQVDFNEWDGLLRIVFVRKNRMISAGFKSSTVLEILEKNYKTYLAMNNEMVDDTQGSMLEVVKEKIATVLKETGLADKRAGKCDQTDFLKLLYAFHQVGIHFS, from the coding sequence aTGGCTAAGGCAGCTAAGAAGAAGTATTCTGGTGCGCCAACTACCAACAAACAAGTGGCAGCTGAAAAGCATTTAAGTTCagtattcaaatttaatacTGATCTAGGTCAGcatatattgaagaatcCTTTGGTGGCACAAGGTATTGTCGATAAGGCTCAAATTAAGCCATCTGATATAGTCTTAGAAGTTGGTCCAGGTACTGGTAATTTAACGGTAAGAATTCTTGAGCAGGCCAGAAAAGTTGTAGCAGTGGAAATGGATCCCAGAATGGCTGCAGAATTGACTAAGCGTGTTCATGGGACTCCTAgtgagaagaaattggagaTTCTATTAGGTGATTTCATGAAGACAGATTTGCCCtattttgatatttgtATCAGTAATACTCCATATCAAATTTCGTCACCTTtagttttcaaattgattaatCAACCAAGACCCCCCAGAGTATCCATTTTAATGTTTCAAAGAGAATTTGCTATGAGATTGTTGGCTAGACCTGGTGATTCATTATATTGTAGACTGTCAGCCAATGTACAAATGTGGGCTAATGTGACTCATATTATGAAAGTGGgaagaaataatttcaGACCACCACCACAAGTTGAATCCAGTGTTGTCAGGATTGAAATTAAGACACCAAGGCCACAAGTTGATTTTAATGAATGGGATGGGTTATTAAGAATTGTATTTGTTAGGAAAAATAGAATGATATCGGCAGGTTTTAAATCATCGACTGTGTTGGAGATTCTAGAGAAGAACTATAAGACTTATTTGGCtatgaataatgaaatggTGGATGACACTCAAGGTTCTATGCTTGAAGTGGTCAAGGAGAAAATTGCAACTGTATTGAAGGAAACAGGGTTAGCTGATAAGAGAGCTGGGAAGTGTGATCAAACagattttttgaaattattatacGCCTTCCATCAAGTTGGAATTCATTTCTCCTAA
- the ACM1 gene encoding Acm1p (ancestral locus Anc_6.2), giving the protein MSSPMKRRPALVGKNVNSISRRSIHKNDSTHSSPTKKSNRNSQLIDLALRKSPVRQVSLSPQRRTRQTEETSIPFKMFEETSEMRANILEEHQLLLTRSVQFHDENEYEDVKENVSPTKIKLMNRKGGRMNSKTSIRKPLQDLDIMEYKGYIENPQTNSRMQLTLHTNGKVHLPSFVTPPRKHKLKDYFTSNNGDHNTNLVSLHPSKTTDDIDQDKVVRKLEFKICEN; this is encoded by the coding sequence ATGTCATCCCCAATGAAAAGAAGACCCGCTCTAGTAGGCAAAAATGTGAACAGCATCAGTAGGAGATCGATACACAAAAATGATAGCACACATTCCTCACCCACAAAGAAAAGCAATAGAAACTCACAACTAATAGACCTTGCGTTGAGGAAAAGTCCAGTCAGACAAGTGTCCTTGTCACCACAGAGACGAACTCGTCAAACTGAAGAAACTAGCATACCGTTCAAAatgtttgaagaaacatcGGAGATGAGAGCTAACATCTTGGAGGAACATCAACTTTTACTGACTCGTTCAGTGCAGTTtcatgatgaaaatgaatacGAAGACGTTAAGGAGAACGTGTCTCCCACTAAAATAAAACTAATGAATAGAAAGGGAGGGCGAATGAACAGTAAAACGAGTATAAGGAAGCCATTGCAAGATCTAGATATCATGGAGTATAAAGGTTACATTGAAAATCCTCAGACAAACTCTAGGATGCAATTAACATTGCATACAAACGGGAAAGTTCATTTACCAAGTTTTGTAACGCCTCCAAGAAAGCATAAATTAAAGGACTACTTTACCAGTAATAATGGGGACCACAATACCAATCTAGTATCACTCCATCCTTCCAAAACTactgatgatattgatcAGGACAAAGTGGTAAGGAAGTTAGAATTTAAGATCTGTGAAAATTAG
- the PLC1 gene encoding phosphatidylinositol phospholipase C (ancestral locus Anc_6.3): protein MRSDEIVTVNKKCTINIQEEKTDETYGIRKNIRTIIRRTSDLVSSGELPNEIGPLTYSNLITDDITEYFKSDTTISAKLSTLCNQLKSKGIIMKKITRRKQRLYLFKLGPTLQTITWKNETKTISLDSIKDIRIGEMASNYREEYGIEEQFSGLWLTLIYNISKNKLKTLHLLARDAVEFNAFFNCIYGLVKSRRELMESISVPNNEQFANIHWHHTVSERKEDENNDTLSFEDVRRLCEKFHIYCSSAYLLKFFKLADVNHNSLLNFQEFQTFVKLLKQRQEISTIWTGLTEGKLKMDLQMFTEFLTNVQGESSTDMQIQDLFIEFSMANKGEYLTEEGFTKYLNSQPYLIELKEDYSKPLNHYFIASSHNTYLLGKQIAETPSVEGYIQVLQQGCRCVEIDIWDGDDGPVVCHGFLTPSIPLRNVLGAIRKYAFITSSYPLIISLELNCDKMNQKLASMVIKDTLGHMLYVDHGDSLSLPSPQELRHKIIIKAKKTKIRLGSRSPFSSSPIETTSSISSSYDSEFDSSSNAANPGVATINTETLKRRNSSSSITRIRRIGLKHNIKIIADVLEISGIHGIKFRDFSLPESKTCTHCFSINEKKFDSIRLDNSLNLSLDKHNRRYLMRIYPHALRYKSTNFNPIKFWSLGSQMVATNWQTNDLGQQINLAMFQFSNQRNTIFHSGYVLKPLALLSTVSKEKHIPALYEKLNKLTPLKKVIIKILSAQLLPNSKEVKNTTNKEENFGSSVLMEYISNDDLLDLHIVKNGIRTSTGEVRTIQCKENGFNPIWDSELQMLIRHLDFAFIRFTVIANGIPLATSCLKLSYLRRGYRHIPLYSMEGEQYIFSKLFIYTTIT from the coding sequence ATGAGATCGGATGAAATAGTAACAGTGAATAAAAAATGCACAATAAACATCCAAGAGGAGAAAACCGATGAAACTTATGGTATTAGGAAAAATATCAGGACCATCATAAGAAGAACTTCTGATTTGGTATCCTCCGGAGAACTACCAAATGAGATTGGACCATTGACCTATTCAAACTTGATAACAGATGATATTACCGAGTACTTTAAAAGCGACACGACGATATCGGCTAAATTGTCCACTTTGTGTAATCAATTGAAGTCGAAAGGTATcataatgaagaagattacGAGACGGAAACAAAGACTATACCTTTTCAAGTTAGGACCAACTTTACAAACTATAACGTGGAAAAATGAAACTAAAACTATCAGCTTGGACTCAATCAAAGATATTAGAATTGGAGAGATGGCCAGTAATTATAGAGAAGAATACGGTATTGAAGAACAGTTTTCTGGATTATGGCTCACCCTTATCTATAacatttccaaaaataaattgaaaaccTTACATTTACTGGCCAGAGATGCTGTTGAATTTAAtgcatttttcaattgtatTTACGGGTTGGTGAAATCGAGAAGAGAGCTGATGGAAAGTATATCTGTGCCAAACAACGAGCAATTTGCAAATATTCATTGGCATCATACGGTATCTGAGAGGAAAGAAGAcgaaaataatgatacattatcatttgaagatgttaGAAGATTATGTGAGAAGTTTCATATTTATTGCTCTTCCGCTTACCTGctcaaattcttcaaactcGCCGATGTTAATCATAATAGCTTACTGAACTTCCAAGAATTCCAAACTTTtgttaaattattaaaacaGCGTCAGGAGATTTCTACAATCTGGACTGGCTTAACGGAGGGAAAGTTAAAGATGGATTTACAAATGTTTACTGAATTCCTCACAAATGTTCAAGGAGAATCGTCAACGGATATGcaaattcaagatttaTTTATCGAATTTAGTATGGCAAATAAAGGAGAATATCTCACTGAAGAGGGTTTCACGAAATATTTGAACTCTCAGCCATATCTAATTGAGTTGAAGGAAGATTATAGCAAGCCACTAAACCATTACTTTATTGCGTCATCTCATAACACATATTTATTGGGGAAGCAGATTGCTGAAACACCCTCAGTGGAAGGATACATTCAAGTTTTACAACAAGGATGTCGCTGTGTGGAAATTGATATTTGGgatggtgatgatggaCCTGTGGTATGTCATGGATTTTTGACTCCATCTATTCCATTGCGTAATGTGCTCGGAGCCATTCGAAAATATGCATTTATCACATCTTCATATCCATTGATCAtttctttggaattgaatTGTGATAAGATGAACCAGAAACTGGCAAGTATGGTAATCAAAGATACTCTAGGACATATGTTATATGTAGATCATGGAGATAGTTTGTCGTTGCCGTCACCACAGGAATTAAGGCAcaaaatcattatcaaagCCAAAAAGACTAAGATTCGTCTAGGTAGTCGAAGTCCGTTCTCATCCTCCCCTATAGAGACTACTTCATCAATCAGTTCTTCATATGATTCAGAATTTGATAGTAGTTCCAACGCTGCCAATCCTGGTGTTGCCACCATCAATACCGAAACTctcaaaagaagaaattcaagTAGTTCCATTACTCGAATACGAAGAATCGGTCTAAAACATAATATTAAGATAATAGCGGATGTGTTGGAAATATCAGGTATTCATGGCATTAAGTTTAGAGATTTTTCACTTCCTGAATCAAAAACATGCACACATTGTTTCTCgattaatgaaaagaagttTGACTCCATACGTTTAGATAATTCTTTGAACCTTTCGCTTGATAAGCATAATAGACGATATTTAATGAGAATTTATCCACATGCATTAAGATATAAATCAACAAATTTCAATCCCATCAAATTTTGGTCCTTAGGTAGTCAGATGGTAGCTACGAATTGGCAAACTAATGACCTTGGCCAACAAATTAATTTGGCAATGTTCCAGTTTAGTAATCAAAGGAATACTATTTTCCATTCGGGATATGTTTTAAAACCACTTGCTCTACTATCTACAGTATCAAAAGAGAAGCACATTCCGGCCCTgtatgaaaaattgaataagCTTACTCCGTTAAAGAAGGTTATCATCAAGATCTTATCTGCACAGTTACTACCCAACTCAAAAGAAGTTAAAAACACTACGAATAAGGAAGAGAATTTTGGGTCGTCAGTGTTGATGGAGTACATCAGTAATGATGACTTATTGGATCTACACATTGTAAAAAATGGAATTAGGACATCCACCGGAGAAGTACGTACAATTCAATGCAAAGAGAACGGGTTTAATCCCATATGGGACTCAGAGCTTCAAATGTTAATAAGACACTTAGACTTTGCCTTTATCCGTTTCACAGTGATTGCCAATGGGATTCCCCTGGCTACATCCTGTTTAAAATTAAGTTATTTACGGAGAGGCTACAGACACATCCCCTTGTATAGCATGGAGGGGGaacaatatatattttccaagttGTTCATCTACACGACTATCACATAA